A genomic stretch from Achromobacter spanius includes:
- a CDS encoding DUF192 domain-containing protein: protein MLKNAKLLPVNPTLSKTALFKPAFLKALSAALAATALALTAGAQAQTGPQPPLPTTQLSAGIHIIRAEVAATDATRQSGLMFRTELQGNDGMLFVFERPDVQCFWMRNTLLPLSIAFIADDGTIVNIDDMAPQTEDPHCARKPVRYALEMAQGWFDEHGIKAGRKVDGLP, encoded by the coding sequence ATGCTGAAGAATGCAAAGTTATTGCCTGTCAACCCTACGTTGTCCAAGACAGCGCTCTTTAAACCAGCATTTCTGAAAGCACTGTCGGCGGCGCTGGCCGCCACGGCGCTTGCGCTGACCGCGGGGGCCCAAGCGCAAACTGGTCCGCAACCGCCCTTGCCCACCACACAGCTTTCGGCGGGCATCCATATTATCCGCGCGGAAGTCGCCGCTACCGACGCCACCCGCCAAAGCGGCCTGATGTTCCGCACGGAACTCCAGGGCAACGACGGCATGCTGTTCGTGTTCGAGCGGCCTGACGTGCAGTGCTTCTGGATGCGCAACACGCTCTTGCCGCTCTCGATAGCCTTTATCGCCGACGACGGCACGATCGTCAATATCGACGACATGGCCCCCCAGACCGAAGACCCGCACTGCGCAAGAAAGCCGGTGCGCTACGCCCTGGAAATGGCCCAAGGCTGGTTTGACGAGCACGGCATCAAGGCCGGCCGGAAAGTCGACGGGCTGCCCTGA